A region from the Pontixanthobacter aestiaquae genome encodes:
- the pepN gene encoding aminopeptidase N — MDIARTPTTPDGNPEMADAAFEPAQPPVIHRKDYAPFPWLLPATHLEFALGVEHTRVVSTLQIERNPAAAASAHILLNGDGLTAVSVRVDGQETSDWEMEGDNLRLNLSGDAHEISITTEIEPSANTQLMGLYASNGMLCTQCEAEGFRRITFFPDRPDVLSTYTVKMTGPKADFPVLLSNGNKAAEGDNGDGTHWAEWHDPWPKPSYLFALVAGDLVANTDSFTTVSGREVDLAIYVRAQNDGGDLDRTGHAMRSLVKSMKWDEEVFGREYDLDVFNIVAVSDFNMGAMENKGLNVFNTKYVLADPETATDGDFDGVEGVIAHEYFHNWSGNRITCQDWFQLSLKEGFTVLRDQLFSQDMQGEAVKRIEDVRILRSVQFPEDSGPLAHPIRPDSFREISNFYTATVYNKGAEVIRMMRTMCGPEAFRKGTDLYFDRHDGEAATCEDFITAMEDGAGLDLTQFRLWYSQAGTPKVAVDLTHAGDTATLTLRQTVPATADQPGKKPMPIPLKIAMFDRVSGQHSGEQLIVLKTDEQSFNFEGFAEKPILSINRGFSAPVTIERDIADEDLVFLAARDDDPFARYEAMQDLVVGHLTAASGNGLDDSARGTGRLAIAQAFEAVLSDDMLDDSMRGELMMLPGLTFLMEQQLVADPSRIHEEREGLKAWLGARFEDTLVTLHQRVSAVPYDQEATSRGARKVKTQALVYLAAGNSERASQIAAAQYHAADNMTDRQGALMVLTGLGTAARTDTLIDFHRRYAGNELVVDKWFALQASSLHPNAIEHVKALAQHKDFTIRNPNRVRSLYMAFAGNPHAFHAVDGEGYRLIADLILELDPINPQTAARFVSPLGRWRRIEPGRADLMRAELERIKAAENLSRDTFEQVTRSLG; from the coding sequence ATGGATATTGCACGCACCCCCACCACGCCGGATGGCAATCCGGAAATGGCCGACGCAGCGTTTGAGCCCGCGCAGCCGCCAGTAATTCACCGTAAGGATTATGCTCCTTTCCCTTGGTTGCTTCCTGCGACACATTTGGAGTTTGCATTAGGGGTCGAACACACCCGCGTGGTTTCGACTTTGCAGATAGAGCGCAATCCGGCAGCGGCCGCCTCTGCGCACATCTTGCTCAACGGCGACGGATTGACGGCGGTTTCTGTCCGCGTGGATGGCCAAGAAACCAGCGATTGGGAAATGGAAGGCGACAATCTGCGGTTGAATTTGTCCGGCGATGCACATGAAATTTCCATCACCACCGAAATCGAACCGTCGGCGAATACCCAGCTAATGGGTCTTTATGCCTCCAACGGGATGCTCTGTACCCAATGCGAGGCCGAGGGGTTCCGCCGGATCACTTTCTTCCCTGACCGGCCTGATGTTCTGTCGACGTATACTGTCAAGATGACTGGCCCTAAGGCTGATTTTCCCGTGCTTCTGTCGAACGGGAACAAAGCTGCCGAGGGCGATAATGGTGACGGCACACATTGGGCTGAGTGGCATGATCCATGGCCCAAGCCATCCTATTTGTTTGCCTTGGTTGCAGGTGATCTGGTCGCCAATACAGACAGCTTCACCACCGTGTCGGGCCGTGAAGTCGATCTCGCGATTTATGTTCGAGCCCAAAATGACGGGGGCGATCTGGACCGGACTGGCCACGCCATGCGCTCTCTCGTTAAATCTATGAAATGGGACGAAGAGGTGTTCGGCCGCGAATATGATCTCGATGTGTTCAACATCGTAGCGGTCAGCGATTTCAATATGGGCGCGATGGAGAATAAAGGCCTCAACGTCTTCAATACCAAATATGTGCTGGCTGATCCGGAAACAGCGACCGACGGGGATTTCGACGGTGTCGAGGGGGTGATCGCGCATGAATATTTTCACAATTGGTCGGGCAACCGGATCACCTGTCAGGACTGGTTCCAACTGAGCCTGAAAGAAGGCTTCACCGTTCTGCGAGATCAACTGTTCAGTCAGGATATGCAGGGCGAGGCGGTGAAGCGGATCGAGGACGTGCGGATTTTGCGATCGGTTCAATTCCCTGAAGATAGTGGCCCGCTGGCCCACCCGATCCGGCCCGACAGCTTCCGCGAAATCTCCAATTTTTACACCGCGACCGTGTATAATAAGGGCGCGGAAGTCATCCGGATGATGCGCACAATGTGCGGACCCGAAGCGTTCCGCAAAGGTACGGATCTTTATTTCGATCGGCATGATGGCGAAGCCGCGACGTGCGAAGATTTCATCACCGCGATGGAGGATGGTGCCGGGCTCGACCTGACGCAATTCCGCCTATGGTACTCGCAGGCAGGTACCCCCAAGGTCGCGGTCGATCTGACGCATGCGGGCGATACGGCGACGCTGACTCTGCGCCAAACTGTTCCTGCGACAGCGGACCAGCCGGGCAAGAAACCGATGCCGATCCCGCTCAAGATCGCGATGTTTGATCGGGTAAGTGGCCAGCATTCCGGCGAGCAATTGATCGTCCTGAAAACTGATGAGCAAAGTTTCAACTTTGAGGGTTTTGCAGAGAAACCGATCTTGTCGATCAATCGTGGTTTCTCTGCGCCGGTGACAATCGAGCGCGACATTGCTGACGAGGATCTGGTGTTCTTGGCGGCCAGGGATGACGATCCGTTCGCACGCTACGAAGCGATGCAGGATCTTGTTGTCGGGCATTTAACTGCTGCATCGGGCAATGGTCTGGATGACTCGGCGCGCGGCACGGGTCGCTTGGCTATCGCGCAGGCGTTTGAGGCGGTCTTGAGCGATGATATGCTCGACGATTCGATGCGCGGCGAGCTGATGATGCTTCCCGGACTGACCTTTCTGATGGAGCAGCAATTGGTTGCCGACCCGTCGCGCATTCACGAAGAGCGCGAAGGCCTCAAAGCGTGGCTTGGGGCGCGGTTCGAGGATACACTTGTCACCTTGCACCAGCGCGTTTCTGCCGTGCCTTATGATCAAGAGGCTACCTCACGCGGTGCGCGCAAAGTAAAAACCCAGGCGCTGGTGTATCTTGCAGCTGGTAACTCGGAGCGAGCTTCGCAAATCGCTGCGGCACAATATCATGCGGCGGATAATATGACCGACCGCCAAGGCGCGCTGATGGTCCTGACCGGTCTTGGCACCGCCGCGCGGACGGACACATTGATCGACTTCCACCGGCGTTATGCCGGCAATGAGTTGGTGGTCGATAAATGGTTTGCGCTGCAGGCATCCTCGCTTCATCCGAACGCGATCGAGCATGTTAAGGCGCTCGCGCAGCATAAGGACTTTACCATCCGCAACCCGAACCGGGTGCGGTCGCTCTATATGGCGTTTGCGGGCAACCCGCATGCTTTCCACGCCGTTGATGGTGAGGGTTATCGCCTGATTGCAGACCTGATTCTCGAACTCGATCCGATCAATCCACAAACGGCGGCGCGCTTCGTATCACCGCTCGGCCGCTGGCGCAGAATCGAACCCGGACGCGCAGATTTGATGCGCGCAGAGCTCGAAAGGATTAAAGCTGCGGAGAATCTTTCCCGCGATACGTTCGAGCAGGTAACCCGGTCCCTTGGCTAA
- a CDS encoding Rossmann-fold NAD(P)-binding domain-containing protein, with protein sequence MAHMFIFGLGYTAARIAEALRFKGWVVEATGSAGDVDFADGAAVRDALTRASHVLSSVPPSEGGDPVLGRYGTDITQEWVGYLSSTGVYGDAQGAWVDEGSPTGGGRRTARAECDQRWLDTGARVFRLPGIYGPSRSAFDRVREGKANRIDLPGQIFSRVHVDDIVSGVLAGLNGPAGAYNLSDNLPAPQNAVIEEACQLMGVEPPPLQTLEEANLSEMALGFYSENRRVANGKAKRVLGWEPQYPDYRSGLRSLL encoded by the coding sequence ATGGCACATATGTTCATCTTTGGTCTGGGCTATACGGCTGCGCGCATTGCCGAGGCGCTGCGGTTTAAAGGCTGGGTCGTTGAAGCAACGGGCAGCGCGGGCGATGTCGACTTTGCCGATGGGGCCGCGGTCCGCGATGCTTTGACGCGGGCAAGCCATGTTTTATCATCGGTGCCGCCATCGGAAGGCGGCGATCCGGTGCTTGGCCGGTATGGCACTGACATTACGCAGGAATGGGTCGGCTATCTGTCATCGACCGGGGTCTATGGCGACGCACAAGGCGCATGGGTCGATGAAGGCTCTCCAACGGGCGGAGGGCGCCGCACCGCACGGGCAGAATGCGATCAGCGTTGGCTGGATACAGGCGCCCGCGTGTTCCGCTTGCCCGGAATCTATGGTCCCAGTCGCAGCGCATTTGACCGGGTACGCGAAGGCAAAGCCAACCGCATCGACCTGCCCGGACAAATATTCAGCCGCGTCCATGTCGATGATATCGTGTCGGGAGTGCTGGCGGGGCTTAATGGACCGGCCGGCGCCTACAACCTTTCTGACAATCTGCCTGCTCCGCAAAATGCTGTGATTGAAGAGGCATGCCAGTTGATGGGTGTCGAGCCGCCGCCGCTGCAAACATTGGAGGAAGCCAATCTCTCCGAAATGGCGCTGGGATTTTATTCGGAGAACCGCCGCGTGGCGAACGGCAAAGCCAAGCGCGTGCTTGGCTGGGAACCGCAATATCCCGACTATCGCTCGGGGCTGCGCAGCTTGCTCTAG
- a CDS encoding DMT family transporter, translating into MTQAEAGDTPHTLLRPQIALPFILVALIWGSTWYVITGQIGDVPASWSIAWRFALATPAMFIIALAMGKSLKIGKAGHMLALMIGLFQFCLNFNFVYRAELHLTSGVVAVMFGLLMVPNVFFGRIFLGQRVTGRFIAGSLVALIGISMLLLHEARLSPLGGDVGLGVLLAIGGILAASVANVIQANETGAKLPMVSLLSWSLLYGTIIDFALAWFTAGPPVFPDRWQYWAGIAWLGLAGSVVTFPLYYTIVRQIGPGRAAYNSILVITVAMLISTFIEGYEWSWLAGGGAALALAGMVLALRARKT; encoded by the coding sequence ATGACACAAGCTGAAGCTGGAGATACCCCGCACACTCTGCTGCGGCCGCAGATCGCGCTGCCATTTATTCTGGTCGCGCTGATCTGGGGATCGACCTGGTATGTCATTACCGGCCAGATCGGCGACGTTCCTGCGAGCTGGTCGATTGCGTGGCGCTTTGCTTTGGCGACCCCCGCGATGTTTATTATCGCGCTGGCGATGGGCAAAAGCCTGAAGATCGGAAAAGCGGGGCATATGCTTGCGCTGATGATCGGCCTGTTCCAGTTCTGCCTCAATTTCAATTTCGTCTATCGCGCCGAATTGCATCTGACCTCGGGTGTGGTCGCTGTGATGTTCGGCTTGCTGATGGTCCCGAATGTGTTCTTTGGCCGCATCTTTCTGGGGCAGCGCGTGACCGGACGCTTCATTGCGGGAAGCTTGGTTGCGCTTATTGGGATCAGTATGCTGCTCTTGCACGAGGCGCGCCTATCGCCGCTTGGCGGAGATGTCGGGCTGGGCGTGTTGCTGGCCATTGGCGGGATTCTGGCGGCATCGGTGGCCAATGTGATTCAGGCCAACGAAACGGGCGCGAAGCTACCGATGGTTAGTTTGCTTTCGTGGTCGCTGCTCTACGGAACCATCATCGACTTCGCGCTGGCGTGGTTTACTGCGGGACCGCCGGTTTTCCCGGACCGCTGGCAATATTGGGCGGGGATAGCGTGGCTCGGCCTCGCTGGTTCTGTCGTAACTTTTCCGCTTTATTACACCATCGTTCGGCAGATCGGTCCGGGCCGCGCCGCCTATAACAGTATCCTGGTGATTACTGTGGCGATGCTGATCTCGACTTTCATCGAAGGCTATGAGTGGTCATGGCTGGCGGGCGGTGGCGCAGCGTTGGCGCTTGCGGGTATGGTACTGGCACTGCGTGCGCGCAAGACCTAG
- a CDS encoding threonine aldolase family protein, with amino-acid sequence MQFLSDNAASVHPVIWAAMKAADAPDSPYDGDAVSQRLDEAFSAVFGRECAVLWVATGTAANCLALSAMVQPHGGVVCHREAHIEMDEGGAPGFYLHGAKLLLAGGASAKLAPSDIRAVIDPIRDDVHQVQPHAISITQASEYGCSYRPDEVAAIAELAKERGLGLHMDGARFANACAFLGGSAADAAGPVDALSFGFVKNGGMSAEAIVFFDTELADVARYRRKRAGHLQSKGRYLAAQLLAMLDGDVWLHNARTANSAALEIASVAGERLMHPVEANEIFLRCTPAERETLRSQNFDFYDWGDDAARLVAAWNTPQEHAMKLAQAIAAL; translated from the coding sequence ATGCAATTTCTGTCTGACAATGCCGCTTCGGTCCATCCCGTGATTTGGGCCGCAATGAAAGCAGCAGATGCGCCGGATTCGCCCTATGATGGCGACGCCGTTTCGCAGCGACTGGACGAAGCTTTCAGCGCGGTTTTTGGAAGAGAGTGCGCAGTGCTATGGGTGGCGACAGGGACTGCTGCTAACTGCCTTGCGCTCTCGGCGATGGTACAACCGCATGGCGGAGTCGTCTGCCACCGCGAAGCGCATATCGAAATGGATGAAGGCGGCGCGCCCGGATTCTATCTGCATGGCGCGAAGTTGCTGCTCGCGGGGGGTGCGAGTGCCAAGTTGGCGCCCAGTGATATCCGCGCCGTGATTGATCCGATCCGCGACGATGTGCACCAAGTGCAGCCGCATGCGATCTCGATCACGCAGGCGAGCGAATATGGCTGTTCTTACCGTCCCGACGAAGTCGCTGCGATTGCGGAGCTGGCGAAAGAACGCGGGCTTGGCCTGCATATGGACGGCGCGCGTTTTGCGAATGCATGCGCGTTTCTTGGGGGCTCGGCGGCGGATGCGGCTGGTCCGGTTGATGCGTTAAGCTTCGGATTTGTGAAAAATGGCGGAATGAGCGCCGAGGCAATTGTGTTTTTCGACACTGAGCTGGCAGATGTCGCGCGCTATCGCCGCAAAAGAGCGGGACATTTGCAATCGAAAGGCCGCTATCTGGCAGCCCAATTGCTGGCGATGCTGGATGGCGATGTGTGGCTGCATAATGCCCGGACGGCGAACAGCGCGGCGCTGGAGATTGCCAGCGTCGCCGGAGAGCGCCTGATGCATCCCGTGGAGGCGAACGAGATATTCCTTCGTTGCACTCCAGCAGAGCGGGAAACACTCCGCAGCCAGAATTTCGATTTCTACGATTGGGGCGATGATGCAGCGCGGCTGGTAGCAGCGTGGAACACCCCGCAGGAACACGCAATGAAACTTGCGCAAGCCATCGCGGCATTATGA
- a CDS encoding GNAT family N-acetyltransferase, whose translation MAIEGLTITRHKDGDEGEYHAHIEGTEAIGRLTWVTRSQNGHTARVAEHTLVPREIGGRGVASALVDALVADAREHGFKIVPQCSYVAKKFGQNPTWADLRV comes from the coding sequence ATGGCAATCGAAGGACTGACAATTACCCGCCACAAAGATGGCGATGAAGGCGAGTATCACGCGCACATCGAAGGGACCGAGGCAATTGGCCGCCTGACGTGGGTGACGCGCTCCCAAAACGGACACACCGCGCGCGTGGCAGAGCATACGCTGGTCCCACGCGAAATTGGCGGCCGAGGCGTTGCTTCTGCTCTAGTCGACGCGCTGGTTGCTGACGCGCGCGAACACGGTTTCAAAATCGTCCCGCAATGCTCCTATGTTGCGAAGAAGTTCGGGCAAAATCCCACATGGGCAGACCTTCGCGTCTAA
- a CDS encoding PH domain-containing protein, translated as MNDIVEILPESEPPEAKRTHPLSFVVKAVDGLQNAIFPMVAGFFALRDQSWAIFGAIGIGLAIAAITAGLSYFSWRRFTYTVDATDIRVESGILSRAARSVPFERIQDVSLEQALIPRLLGLVQVRFETGAGGKDELALNYLAEAEGERLREVVKARKDGVSESSFEGGADTPLEAPAETLFVMDEKRLFTFGVFEFSLAVFAVLAGLFQYVETFASIELWNADFWSDSLAGPGSWVSGLGLVGQIIGAIAGLITFVILGSVTGLVRTFLRDWGFRLERTEKGFRRRRGLLTKTDVVMPVHRVQALKMTTGFIRRRFGWHGLKVVSLAQDSGAASHDVAPFAKVDELRPIAKAAGFALDPSAGSQWHRGSKKYRFDSAIIEFAVFVLIASGVATGLTISGAASPAFALIALAAGCLFAVRQMFLWRFDFNALGARYFFVKQGWLAPKLDVASRVKLQSVEIAQGPISSRRGYATLKLGLAGGTLEVEGLPVARAHELRSAILSSIAKTDFSELAG; from the coding sequence TTGAACGATATCGTGGAGATTTTGCCAGAATCCGAACCACCTGAAGCCAAGCGAACCCATCCGCTTAGCTTTGTGGTCAAGGCCGTCGACGGGCTGCAAAATGCGATCTTCCCGATGGTCGCGGGGTTTTTTGCCTTGCGCGATCAGTCATGGGCCATTTTTGGCGCGATCGGCATTGGCTTGGCGATTGCCGCGATCACAGCTGGCCTGTCTTATTTTTCATGGCGGCGCTTCACCTACACCGTCGATGCGACCGATATCCGTGTCGAAAGCGGGATCCTATCGCGGGCAGCCCGGTCGGTACCGTTCGAGCGGATCCAGGATGTCAGCCTTGAGCAAGCGCTGATTCCCCGCCTGCTCGGCCTCGTGCAGGTCCGGTTCGAAACTGGGGCTGGTGGGAAGGACGAACTCGCTCTCAACTACCTCGCCGAAGCAGAAGGCGAACGGCTGCGGGAAGTGGTCAAGGCGCGTAAAGATGGTGTTAGCGAAAGTTCTTTCGAGGGCGGTGCGGACACACCGCTTGAGGCGCCTGCCGAAACGCTGTTTGTGATGGATGAGAAGCGGCTATTCACATTCGGCGTATTTGAATTCTCGCTGGCGGTATTCGCGGTCCTTGCGGGTCTTTTCCAATATGTAGAGACATTCGCGTCCATCGAGTTGTGGAATGCGGATTTCTGGTCAGATTCGTTAGCCGGTCCGGGCAGCTGGGTGTCGGGTCTGGGGTTGGTGGGACAGATCATCGGTGCGATTGCAGGGCTCATTACATTTGTAATTCTGGGATCGGTTACAGGCCTTGTGCGGACATTCCTGCGCGATTGGGGCTTCCGGCTGGAGCGGACCGAGAAGGGTTTTCGTCGTCGCCGCGGCCTGCTGACCAAGACCGATGTGGTGATGCCGGTCCACCGCGTGCAAGCGCTCAAGATGACCACAGGGTTTATCCGCCGCCGTTTCGGATGGCATGGGCTGAAAGTGGTCAGTCTGGCGCAGGATAGCGGCGCCGCCAGCCATGATGTCGCACCGTTCGCCAAAGTAGACGAGCTGCGCCCGATTGCCAAAGCAGCGGGTTTCGCGCTTGATCCATCCGCGGGTAGCCAATGGCATCGCGGCAGCAAGAAGTACCGCTTCGATAGTGCAATTATCGAGTTTGCGGTGTTTGTGCTGATCGCGTCAGGCGTTGCCACTGGCTTGACCATCAGCGGTGCGGCATCGCCTGCATTTGCTTTGATTGCTCTTGCCGCCGGGTGCCTGTTTGCTGTGCGCCAGATGTTCCTGTGGCGGTTCGACTTTAACGCGCTCGGCGCGCGGTATTTCTTCGTGAAGCAGGGGTGGCTCGCCCCCAAGCTGGATGTCGCCTCGCGGGTTAAACTGCAATCAGTGGAGATCGCGCAAGGCCCGATATCGAGTAGGCGCGGCTATGCCACGTTGAAGCTGGGCTTGGCTGGCGGGACGCTTGAAGTCGAAGGGTTGCCGGTCGCAAGGGCGCACGAACTTAGGTCTGCGATCCTGAGCAGTATCGCCAAGACCGACTTTTCCGAGCTTGCGGGTTAG
- a CDS encoding PH domain-containing protein codes for MDETDDTLTPLHPNHVKVTRIVACLFAVPFVIGSIVLEVLQILPLGVFVVPVFLVAVFLVLRVPLRRYHARGYDMGEDRLRVVKGILFRSDTVVPFGRVQHIDVDQGPLQRTYGIATLTLHTAGSHNASVHLPGLANEDALAMREDIRSHIKRELD; via the coding sequence ATGGACGAAACCGACGACACGCTTACTCCTCTGCACCCCAATCACGTGAAGGTCACGCGCATCGTCGCGTGTCTGTTCGCAGTGCCTTTTGTAATCGGCTCGATTGTGCTGGAAGTGCTGCAAATCCTCCCGCTCGGGGTGTTTGTGGTCCCGGTATTTCTGGTCGCTGTGTTTCTGGTCCTGCGCGTGCCGCTGCGCCGTTATCATGCACGCGGCTACGATATGGGCGAGGACCGGCTTCGCGTGGTGAAAGGCATTCTCTTTCGCTCGGACACGGTCGTTCCGTTCGGGCGCGTCCAACATATCGATGTCGATCAAGGGCCGCTTCAGCGCACCTACGGTATTGCCACGCTGACGCTGCACACAGCCGGGTCGCACAATGCCTCGGTGCATTTGCCAGGTCTGGCCAATGAAGACGCGCTGGCTATGCGAGAAGACATCCGCAGTCATATCAAGCGCGAGCTGGATTGA
- a CDS encoding acyl-CoA dehydrogenase family protein, whose amino-acid sequence MHFGLNDQQRGLQEAARKFVRAELPDLARELERDDKPVPDDMLRRYGELGFLGINLPEQYGGMGLSHFDALLVLEEFAQVSVAVAFPVFEALTGPVRTIAQFGSDALKAKILPEVIRGEKIVAVAMSEPNAGTALTDLTTTATIDGDTIVLNGQKRWSSGAGHSHYYITYCRFDGIEGAKGIGAVVVEKGADGLSFGKPEELMGFRGVPSADIFLDDVRVPARNLIIGAGGFGKLMTAFGLERCGNATMGLGVAAGALEDALAYTQEREAFGKPIVDFQAVQMKLAEMAMQVDAARLLIWRAAANAGAQDNGGLPTVYESSLAKCFSNEMVRDVTQLGVQVMGGYGYSKEYPMEQRLRDGFAWGIAGGTTDVQKSNITAAMIGRRFNQRAK is encoded by the coding sequence ATGCATTTCGGATTGAATGATCAGCAACGCGGATTGCAGGAAGCGGCGCGCAAATTTGTGCGTGCCGAGCTGCCCGATCTAGCGCGGGAACTGGAGCGGGATGATAAGCCGGTGCCGGACGATATGCTGCGCCGCTATGGTGAGCTGGGCTTTCTCGGTATCAATCTGCCAGAGCAATATGGCGGGATGGGACTGAGCCATTTCGATGCCTTGCTGGTGCTGGAAGAATTTGCGCAAGTTTCGGTAGCGGTGGCGTTCCCGGTTTTCGAAGCACTAACCGGGCCGGTCCGGACGATTGCGCAATTCGGGTCGGATGCTCTGAAAGCCAAGATCCTGCCTGAAGTGATACGTGGCGAAAAAATCGTCGCGGTTGCTATGTCGGAACCCAATGCCGGTACAGCGCTGACCGATTTGACGACCACCGCGACAATCGACGGTGATACCATCGTCCTCAACGGCCAGAAGCGCTGGAGTTCAGGGGCAGGGCACTCGCATTACTACATAACTTATTGCCGCTTCGATGGAATCGAAGGTGCCAAGGGCATTGGCGCAGTGGTGGTCGAGAAGGGCGCTGATGGCCTTTCTTTCGGCAAACCCGAAGAATTGATGGGCTTTCGCGGCGTTCCTTCGGCCGATATTTTCCTCGACGATGTGCGTGTGCCGGCACGCAATCTGATTATTGGCGCAGGCGGTTTCGGGAAGCTCATGACTGCCTTCGGTTTGGAGCGCTGCGGCAACGCGACTATGGGGTTAGGCGTTGCAGCGGGAGCGCTCGAAGATGCGCTCGCCTACACGCAAGAACGCGAGGCCTTTGGCAAACCGATTGTCGATTTTCAGGCCGTCCAAATGAAGCTCGCTGAAATGGCGATGCAGGTCGATGCCGCGCGGTTGCTGATCTGGCGCGCAGCGGCGAATGCGGGTGCCCAAGACAATGGCGGCTTGCCGACGGTCTATGAAAGCTCGCTTGCGAAATGTTTCTCCAATGAAATGGTCCGCGATGTGACTCAGCTGGGTGTGCAAGTGATGGGCGGGTATGGATATTCCAAGGAATATCCGATGGAGCAGCGCCTGCGCGACGGTTTTGCCTGGGGGATCGCTGGCGGCACAACCGATGTCCAGAAGAGCAACATCACCGCCGCGATGATCGGTAGGCGATTTAATCAGCGTGCCAAATAG
- a CDS encoding SxtJ family membrane protein — MDDTAYIPVKPGSDRAFAILFALIFLAIALYPWAVSTGGVRLWSLAIAGVLGITGLVIPKIFHYPNRYWIKLGMVVGRAMSPIILGLVFYVVVTPIAFLARLFGSDPLRMKQSVKEGETYWLERLPEENASDTMARQY; from the coding sequence TTGGACGATACAGCTTATATACCTGTGAAGCCTGGCTCTGACCGTGCATTTGCGATTCTGTTTGCTCTGATTTTCCTGGCAATTGCGCTTTACCCATGGGCGGTATCCACCGGCGGTGTTCGACTATGGTCCTTAGCCATTGCCGGAGTGCTGGGCATTACAGGCCTCGTGATCCCGAAGATTTTCCACTACCCCAATCGATACTGGATCAAATTGGGGATGGTGGTCGGGCGAGCCATGTCTCCAATTATCCTAGGGCTGGTTTTCTATGTGGTTGTGACGCCAATTGCGTTTTTGGCACGACTGTTTGGCAGCGACCCATTGCGGATGAAGCAATCCGTGAAAGAAGGCGAAACCTATTGGCTAGAGCGCCTGCCCGAGGAAAACGCATCGGACACAATGGCGCGGCAATATTGA
- a CDS encoding DUF5989 family protein, which translates to MKTLVEFWRFLLLRKKYWLLPVFLVLALFGALIVMTQGTAISPFVYTLW; encoded by the coding sequence ATGAAGACATTGGTGGAATTTTGGCGGTTCCTGCTGCTGCGCAAGAAATATTGGCTGCTGCCCGTGTTTCTGGTGCTGGCGCTATTCGGGGCGCTGATTGTGATGACACAAGGCACCGCCATTTCGCCATTCGTTTACACACTGTGGTAA